From the genome of Pirellulaceae bacterium:
TTACGAAAGGAACTGCGTGGACATTCGGCTACTTGAAACAGCGAAAGAGGATTTGCGAGAGGGCTGGAACTTCTATGAACAGAATGCCGTAGGGCTGGGCGACTATTTTCTTGACTGCATGCAGGCAGATGTACGATCCCTGAAAGTCTTCGCCGGCATCCACGCGATGGCTGACGGCTTTCATCGAATGCTGGCCAAACGATTTCCCTTCGCTGTGTACTACCTGATAGAAAACGAGACGATTGACGTCTATGCGATCTTGGACTGCCGACGTGACCCAGAATGGATTGTCAAACGCCTGGGATCGTCGCGAACCAAGCGTTCCTGAAAGAGTTTAAGCGTAACGATTAGTTTGGGGGAAAATTTGCGGTGCTTGTCTTGAGGCTGGGACGTACTATCACTCTGCACGCCATGCGGCGTCTCTTTTTGCTGTCTGCCGTGTGCTGAATTCGGCATTGGCAATGCGGCTTCTGCGATCTCGGCGAGTCAGTTGTTTACAGACTCGAAGTTTTTTAAATCGGCTCACTGCGTTTGGGCTGGGTCTGTTTCCGGGCTGTTGCGGTCGTTCTTTTCGCTGCGACCGCACCCCATACATTCCTTCGTGGTTCCGACAGCGCATCTAGTGGCGTCTGCCCCTTGGCTCGGAGGCCAAGCACTATATTTGTCGATGCGACCCGCTCACCACACTCCAAGGCTGCAAATCAATGCACCGTTCGGCGATCAGGCCATCGGTGAGACGACGAGGCCGAATCTACGCATGGTTACGGGCGAATTGGAGTGAGTGAGCAGCCAGGCGGAAGATAGCACCGCTTCAAAATCGTCGCTCTCAACCGAGCGACGCTGTGCGCGTGATCTTGTGGGCCTGGCCGATGCCTTCACCGTTGAGCTGCTGCTTCAGTGGCTACCCTCCCATTGAAAGTTTGTTTCTATCATCATTTCTGCTCCCTATTGGTTCTTCCCTGCTTAGTCTTACCCGTGGGCTTGTTACCAGAGGTTTTTCTCAAGCGGCTCTTCGGGCTCGGTGGTCTCTTTGTCGCGGTGCCTCGCCGCTGCGCAGGCTGGTCAGTTCTGGCGGCGATTGACTTGCGACTTCTACTCCCCTTGGACTTCTGGGTGGCATCGGGCAACTGCTCAATTACAACCTGCTCAGCACTGCCATGACCAATCTGTAATTGCTTCCTGCGCCGAGCGATCATGGCATCGCGACACTCGGTGTAACTTTGGTTCTCAACCAGCATGTTACGGATGATGACGGCTAGACGCCTTATGACGGCCACTCGCGCTATTTTGCTGCCCCGGCGTGCGCAGATCGGCTTGTACCAGCGTCGCATGACTGCATCACGCCTGAGCACATGCAGAGTCACCTGCGCCAAGAGCCAACGAGCCGTGGTGCTGCCTGCCTTGGTGATGTGTCCCCGCCGGCCTTTGGTATCGCCACTGTCTCGCACGCCGGGAGTTAGCCCCCAGTAATGCGACAGACTCTTGCCTCGTGGGAATCGCTCAGCCTGTCCAATCCGGCAGCTCAGGGCCAGTGCCATATAGTGCCCGCAACCGGGTATCGTCCGCAGCAAGTACGGTCAGTTGCTTTGCATGTTGGTCGATTCCGAGGTATAACATGACCTGGTTCTCCGAGAGGGACTTTGACCAATTTGGGCCGAAGGATTCTCCTGCGATCACCCGTCTTCCCATGATCTTGGAGAGCCATTTTTTCCACTAGTCAACTCTTTCATCGACATCGATGCACGCAAGTCGCCGGTCGGCCGCGATTTTGAATCGTAGGTCTTTGGCGGCGACTGGGTGATCGCCGTCGTTATCCCGTACAAATTCCGTGACTGCTGGATTGCCACTGAATGACCGTCACTAAGACCTTGCTTGCGATTCTCGACGAGGCGTTCGATCGACCACCGACGTCGTGGGCACATTTCACCGACGGAAACGGCGATTCGGGCTACTTCGGCACACTTGACACTATCGACTTTCACTGTGCTCGTCGATCCATCTATGGCAATTCGATCGCCTCCCAAACTCAGCACGTTTTATTTGTTATCCGCGTAGCTACTGAATCAATTTCTGGCGATGCGGACGCACCAAATGCCGAACAATGGCGGCAGAGTTGGTCGATCGACAACTTGGATTCCGACTCGTGGAATCGCCTGCGCGAAGAGCTGCGAAATGGGTATGCTGAACTTCGGCAAACGATTCGTAACGCATCGATTGACGATGGCGATACATTCGCCAACATCATCGGCGTAATTGCCCATGTGGCATATCATCTCGGTGCGATACGATGCAAGGCTCAAGCCATTGCTGAAATCAAACGCGAAGACATCGGATAACAAAGCAGTGAACGGGAGCCGCCGATGGCGCGTATTTTGAAGGCATAGCTTGTTGGCGGCGGCCCCGTTACCGCTGCCGTTCGGGCACCATGGATCATCCATTCTCACCTGAAGAACAACTGCGCGCTGGTGCAGCGATATTGGGCGAACTGCTCGAACCGGCTGGCTTCACGTTCGCATTGTTAACTGTCGGAAATTCGTCTGGTTGACGATTTGCCATTGGTGAGTTCATTCGCAGGGATCATCGACTGGAACTCCATTATCGGTTTGGACTTGGCATTGTCATTTACCACGTTGGCGATTGCTCGCTTCCCCACACGGAACTGATGCGATCACAAGGATTTTCGAAACAGGCGGAATTCCCAACTGTTCTCGATAAATCCTTGCTGGGATTTCATGCGGTTCTTTCAGATTTGCGGAATTACGGCGGCCCATTTCTCGATCTGGACGCGTCGCAATTTGCTATACTTGCCGACTGGTGTGCCATGAACCCTAAACCCACAGGCTTCAAAGCGTTATCAAATCAGTAGCCGGTGTATAAGTGCCGAAATCGGGTAAGGGCGGTCATTGCTGACCGCCCTCCCCACACCACCGGACATGCGGGTCCGCATCCGGCGGTTCAACGAAGATGAGCAAGTTCGCTCCATAAAATCTTTAGGCTCGGGGACTCCTTGATCGGTTAACCAAGCGTTCGTCATGCCAACACCGCTGGCAATCGTCTTGGCCATGTGCCAAGGTCCTTTGCGACTCCGACCGTGTCGGATGGCCTGTCGCCTCGGAAGGCTCAGTGCGATCAGCTCTCGAATCCGCGTGCAAACATGTCGCCAACGTTTCCAGTAACAGCACCGAATGCGTCGTCGTATCCACTGCTCCAGGCTTGCGAACAGTTTCAACTGCGAAGCAAGACCATAGTAACCCATCCAACCGCGTACAAACCGCTTCAGTTCCCCTAAGCGTCGCTCCATCGAGATGCCTCGGCTACGCCCAGTGATCTCGCGGATACGGTGTTTGAACCGTTCGATGGATTTGGCCGAAACGTTGATCGTCGCTCGTGACCCCACGAAGCTGTACCCGAGGTATTCGAGCTGCTCAGTGGTGACTATGCGACTCTTCTCCAGGTTGACTACCAAGTGAAGTTGACGGGTGAGATAGCGATGCACCGACTGAAAGCCCCTTTCGGCACTACGCTTGGACTTTGTGAAGATGACAAAGTCATCTGCATAGCGTACGAATGGCAGACCTCGCTTCTCTAGTTCTTTGTCCAGTTCATCCAAGAGGATGTTGGCCAACAGTGGAAAGGCAGGGCCGCCTTGTGGTGTCCCTTGGGTGGTTGCTTGAAAATGACCATCCACCATCACTCCTGCTCGCAAGTAGCCACCAATCAGCCGTAGCAATGTCTTGTCGTGGACTTTCCTCGATATACGAGCCATCAACACATCGTGTCCGACTCGGTCGAAGAACTTGGAAAGATCCATATCCACTGCGAAACGGTAGCCGCGTCTGATCGTGCGCTGGACTTGCTTGGCTGCTCCGTGAGCAGATCGCTTTGGCCGAAACCCGTAGCTCGATGTCGAAACGTTCGGATCGAAGACTGGGGTCAGGATTTGAACGATGGCTTGTTGGATCAAGCGGTCGATTAAGTTTGGAATACCCAACAATCGCTTGCCGCCATCGGGCTTGTCGATTGATACTCGCCTGACCGGTCCGGCCTTGTAGGATGTTTCTGTTCGTAGCCCCGCAGATTCGGTGTGAATGCGCCCGAGTGGGGATTGACGCTCTGACGGCAGTCGACAGACCCGGTACTTACCCACACATTCGCAGGCTTCCTTCCCACGGTCGGTTGCCCTTCCGCAGTTGCCTTCACCTAGTACTTCTTCTCTCGAAGCTGTCAGTTGGTATACTGATCTCCCAGAGATTCCTATCTCGTACAGGGGACTTGAACCCCATAAACTCATGCCCATGACGGGCGTACCAAAGCCATGCACACCGAGCACGCGATCGGCCGTTTTTGACATGGAGGCCTTACTCGCGCGTGCCGGGTGATGGCTGCCGTTCGCCGCTCAAGCTCGACTAGCAAAGACACGTGGACATCGTCAACCTACTTGGATCAGAAGAACCACAATTCGACGCCGAGTTTCGGACGCTTGCCGATTCTGATTCACCGTATGATGCCCGCATCGGTCAGATGATGCTTACGTTCCTCGACGCACTTCGTCGTGAACCTATCGGGCCCTGCTTATTCGCCACGCCTCACGTCAGTCGCGAACTATGGTTACAGTATTCCGCACCGAGCGGAGCAACCGTTATGATAACGGCGACTATTGATCATCCAGACTACGGACCACTTGACAACGGATTGCCTAGGTTTCACTATCGACTGGCGTACACAATCCGACGATCAAGCGACAGTACTGAACAACCTCGAATTGAGGAACGAGCACGTAGTGTCGAATCCGCGTGTCAATTCGTGACGGAAGCAATACGGCAAACTCGACGTCAGCCGTGACGAACGGTACATAAACTCACACGTTGCGTTGGAATGCCGGAAACGCGGCGAAATCGAGTAAGGACGGTCATTGCTGACCGCCCTCCCCACACCACCGGACATGCGGGTCCGCATCCGGCGGTTCAACGAAGATGAGCAAGTTCGCTCCATAACGTCTTCAGGCTCGGGGACTCCTTGATCGGTTAACTAAGCGTTCGTCATACCAACACCGCTGGCAATCGTCTTGGCCATGTGCCAAGGCCCTTTGCGACTCCGACCGTGTCGGATGGCCTGTCGCCTCGGAACGCCCAGTGCGATCAGCTCTCGAATCCGCGTGCGAACATGTCGCCTCCAGGTGCCACTCCGAGGATCCTTCGCTCGCTTGGTTGCAGGAAATACAAACTGCCAGGCAAACTCCCGCGGTGCATTGGGGTATTTCTCCGCCAACGCATCAGGCAGCCACACCTGGCCGTACCCCTCCGCTAAATCACGCTGGTGCAGTTCTCGTGACACATCCACTTGCAGCCGTAGCGCATCGACAGCATGGGCTGGCAGAACCGTCACGCGATCCTTGCGGCCCTTACCTTCGCGAACCAATATCTGCCCGGTATCGAATTCGATGTCCTTGACTCGTAGCCGTAAGCACTCCATCAATCGCAGCCCAGCTCCATACAGCAACTGAGCCATCAGCAGATCGCGCCCACCCAATTGCTCCATCAGCCGCTGTACCTCGCCACGGCTCAGCACCACAGGCAGTCGATCGGAATTCTTGGCCCGCACTGCGTCCAAGAAACCCAACTCCCGCTTGAGTACCACGCGAAATAGAAATAGCAGTGCGCTAAAAGCCTGATTCTGAGTACTTGCCGATACATTTCTATCGACCGCCAGTGAACTCAAGTATTCCTTGATCTGCGGCTCGCCAAGAGCCTGGATTTGACTGACCCCGTAGACGCGCAAAAACCGCATTGCCCAGCCCACGTAAGCGCTTTCAGTGCCAATGGAGTAATGTCGCATTCGGATTTCGCGCCGGAACTGCTGGATGATCTCTGGCTCCGACGGATCGAGTAGACCGGGCATAGCCGCCGAGTCTCCAGCGCCTGAATTCGAACGCCCGTAAGTCCCAGACTGCCTCTCCTTACCAGCCAGCTCGGTCAGCTTCTGGATGATGTCGCTCAGATCGATCGGCTTGTGCTGCCAGACGACTGACTGATACGAGTCGATCGCCCTCGCTAACTGCAAGCGAACCCATGCGCCCTGCCCGCGCTTCTTCAGGCTACCCAGAAACTCGACCCCCTTATCACGGTCGATCGACAACGTTTCATGTTTTCCTTGCGCTGAAACAGTTGAAACTGTTCGATCCATCGCGGAAACCACTCCATGTCGTTACTGCGTAGGCCCAAACGCTTAACCACAGCCTGATATTCTGCCGCTGACATTGCGTTACCCTCCGTCAATTACCGAACCGCCCCACCGAGGCAGTATTTGGTTATTCCAGACTAGCGCAATGGTGCAGATTGACCGCAGCCTAGCGTGTAGTAAAATCCTAGAGCGTCGGCTTCCGTGCCGACTATTCGAATATCGGAGTTCTGGCTCGCTAGCTGCGTATACTAATCGTTATCCCTTACAGTGCGAACCAACACTGACGACTTGTGTCCAAATTGCATGGAAATACTACACGAACTTCAGACAGAATATGAACGCGCGGATGCTCTGGTCCATCTATTGATTGACCAAGCGACTGGCGGCCGCGCGCAAGAGTCGGATTTCGTTGCGTTGAGACAGCAATTCCTCGACTCACCCCACGACGCACTACTGCCCGCATGGTTTCGATCCAAGCGATCGCTAAACCAGTTCTGGCAATTCATCAAGAACAAGTATTCAACATACGCTGAACGCCGCACGTACATTTGGGATGAATTTGATCCGCTTCTGCGAGCACTCGAAACGGGTGGAATCAATCCGTCGCATGACGACATGGAGCTCGCACTCGATGCCTTTGACGCCGAGGGCGTTCGGCGTTCCTGGCGTCGAGTAACTCGGCGTATTCAGGATGATCCCGAAGGCGCGATTACGGCAGCGCGAGAGCTTGTTGAGACTGTGCTTAAGCACATACTTGACGACAACCATGTTGCGTATGATGGGGACCGAATTGAGTTGCCCCAACTGTTTAAGCTTGTACAAAAAGAACTGAACCTCGCTCCCGAGGATCACCAAGAGCAGATTTTCAAACAAATCCTAACTGGATGCTCTGGCGTCGTAAACGGACTTGGCTCGGTGCGAAATCGACTCGGTGATGCCCACGGAAAGGGGGTGGCCAATGTTCGCCCCCACGCTCGCCACGCACGACTCGCGACGAACCTCGCTGGAACAATGGCACTGTTCTTGATGGAAACGCACTTGGCAAAAAAGGGATAACCAAGCGTTGGACGCGGAGCCGCCGATCGCGTCGTTCCTAAAGTCAATGTTGATTGGGGGCGGCCCGGTCAACGCCACCGTTCGGCTACGAAAGGACGATTATGCGAAAGTCGTGGGATGACCTTGCCAAGTTTGGAAAGAGCAAGGCCGTCCGCACTGCGTACTTTTGGTTGCTCGTGGTGCCTTTATTCGCCAAAGCGCTTGTTGGACTCAAGGATAGCCTGACATTTAAAGTCGCTGGCGAGACGTTTTCGATCGCAATCGGCCTTCCATTTTCATGGAAACTCTTCTTCTTTGCTGCTGCTTCATTTTCGCTTGCTACTGCTATATTCCAAATCAAGTGCCCAAAGATCATCCAAGAGCACGACGACTATTCCGGGTTTACTAATGCTGGCAAAGGTCGTCCGCATCTTGAGCAGTATGTGGCTGAATTGAAACAAGACGCAAAGTCATTTGGCATTCCAGATCCCCGCGATAACGACTTCGCTGAGCATCTATGCGAGGCCTATTGGAAAATCCGAACGGCTTCTGACGAAACGCATTCAAAGCTACGGACAGTTTGCATGGTTTGCAACTACGTTGGCATGGCGTTAATTGGCATCGTTGCCTCGCAAAATGTGTACTATGTGATTCGCGCCACATTTAATTGGTAACCGGAGATAGAGCACATGTCATATACTCGCCGTCGCACCGAAGACGAAGCACGTCCAAGTCCTGAACAGATCAAGGCGATGGTATTCGCGTTAATTTGGGACAAAGTCTACGACGTTCATCATTTGGATGGCGTGGGTGGAACAACAACATCGCACGGCAAATTGAAAGATCTTGATCAAGATGGCTTTGTGGTGCTTGAGGATGACAATGGTAACATCATCCTTATCCCGAAAGACAAGGTTGTTGACCTAAAGCACACACCAGAAAAGCCATGAAGCCGAAATCGGGTAAGGGCGGTCATTGCTGACCGCCCTCCCCACACCACCGGACATGCGGGTCCGCATCCGGCGGTTCAACGAAGATGAGCAAGTTCGCTCCATAACGTCTTCAGGCTCGGGGACTCCTTGATCGGCTAACCAAGCGTTCGTCATGCCAACACCGCTGGCAATCGTCTTGGCCATGTGCCAAGGTCCTTTACGACTCCGACCGTGTCGGACGGCCTGTCGCCTCGGAACGCCCAGTGCGATCAGCTCCCGAATCCGCGAGCGAATATGTCGCCAACGTTTCCAGTAACAGCACCGAATGCGTCGTCGTATCCACTGCTCCAGGCTTGCGAACAGTTTCAACTGCGAAGCAAGACCATAGTAACCCATCCAACCGCGTACAATCCGCTTCAGTTCCCCTAAGCGTCGCTCCATCGAGATGCCTCGGCTACGCCCAGTGATCTCGCGGATACGGTGTTTGAACCGTTCGATGGATTTCCCCGAAACGTTGATCGTCGCTCGTGACCCCACGAAGCTGTACCCGAGGTATTCGAGCTGCTCAGTGGTGACGATACAACTCTTCTCCAGGTTGACTACCAGGTGAAGTTGACGGGTGAGATAGCGATGCACCGACTGAAATACCCTTTCGGCACTACGCTTGGACTTTGTGAAGATGACAAAGTCATCTGCATAGCGCACGAATGGCAGACCTCGCTTCTCTAGTTCTTTGTCCAGTTCATCCAAGAGGATTTTGGCCAACAGTGGAAAGGCAGGGCCGCCTTGTGGTGTCCCTTGGGTGGTTGCTTGAAAATGACCATCCACCATCACTCCTGCTCGCAAGTAGCCACCAATCAGCCGTAGCAATGTCTTGTCGTGGACTTTCCTCGATATACGAGCCATCAACACATCGTGTCCGACTCGGTCGAAGAACTTGGAAAGATCCATATCCACTGCGAAACGGTAGCCGCGTCTGATCGTGCGCTGGACTTGCTTGGCTGCTCCGTGAGCAGATCGCTTTGGCCGAAACCCGTAGCTCGATGTCGAAACGTTCGGATCGAAGACTGGGGTCAGGATTTGAACGATGGCTTGTTGGATCAAGCGGTCGATTAAGTTTGGAATACCCAACAATCGCTTGCCGCCATCGGGCTTGTCGATTGATACTCGCCTGACCGGTCCGGCCTTGTAGGATGTTTCTGTTCGTAGCCCCGCAGATTCGGTGTGAATGCGCCCGAGTGGGGATTGACGCTCTGACGGCAGTCGACAGACCCGGTACTTACCCACACATTCGCAGGCTTCCTTCCCACGGTCGGTTGCCCTTCCGCAGTTGCCTTCACCTAGTACTTCTTCTCTCGAAGCTGTCAGTTGGTATACTGATCTCCCAGAGATTCCTATCTCGTACAGGGGACTTGAACCCCATAAACTCATGCCCATGACGGGCGTACCAAAGCGCTGAACCGGAGCCGTCGATCGCGCGGGCTCTGAAATCATAGTTTTTTGGCGGGGGCCCGGTTACCGCCGACGTTCGTCGGCGAAGATCGTCGCGTTTTTTCTGTTCTCTTAGACAAAACCACTCTTAATGGACATCTCCTTCATGTGCTGCCGCAGTTTCATTCACATGCACTGACAAACACTGCAAAGGAATTGCGATGAAAAGGTCTCGTGCTGGCGTTACTGTGATCGAAACGCTTGTCGTAGTCGGCATTCTTGGAATTCTATTGGCGATTCTGATTCCCGCCGTTCAGAGTGCGCGAGAATCTGCTCGTCGGGTCACTTGTCAAAATAATCTTCGTCAACTATCGCTTGCCGTTCAGAGCCACGAGGCCGCTCATGGCACATTGCCGAACCTCTACCTCGGTACCTTCCTGAAGCAACCTCGGACTGCGTTAGACGAATTTCACTTTCACTCTTGGCGCACGGCAATTCTTCCGCTAGTTGAGCAGACTGCGCTTTTCGAACGAATCGACCTTTCGCTGGCGGCAACGATTGCTGCCAATCGATCCAATCTCAACACACCAGTTCCCCTATTCGTCTGCCCATCCACAAGCATTCAAAACACGGCTGTTCCGGACATCTTTGAGTACAACAACGGCGCGATACCAACGAAGAATATTGGCACAGCTGCGAGAAGCGACTACGAGGCAATCTCGGGAGTAAATTACAATGCCGCTGTGAGGGGTAGTGGAGATTTGAGCGCCGTAAAATTCGGACCATGGGGTGAAACGCGCTACGATGCTAATCGAAAACCCCTTTCTTACAGGTCAGGACGATTTGCAAACGTCTCTGACGGACTCTCCAACACGATATTGATTGGCGAACGTGCCGGACGCCCGGATTGGTATCATCGTGGGAAACCCGTCGAACCGTATCCTTATTCAAATCCGAACACTGGAATGGACAATCATCAAGCCGCATGGGGCATCAGTGCGCATATTTGGTGGCTCGTGTTTGACTCTGATCAGGCCATTAACAACACCAACGCGACAGGAATCTTCAGCTTCCACAGTTCCGGGGCAAATGTCGGTCTTGGCGACGGTTCCGTTCGCTTCTTAGCTGAAACAATAGACCAAAAGACGCTCAATGCGCTGGTGACTCGGTCAGCTGGAGATGTTGCTTCTGTTGATTGAAACCGACGAATAATCCGTTGCACACGGAGCCGCAGGTCGCGCGGTTTTGAAATGGAAAATCGTTCGCCACGGCCCGGTGAACGTGGTCGTTATCCGCCTCAAACCAACCAAACCGGCAGCGTCGACATGCTGTCTTCCAATCAACAGCCAGCGGAGGAATCAATTGGAAGATTACATTAAAGCGAAAATCTCGCATTCCCGCGACATAAACATGTCCGGCGATTTGTCGCATGCGAACGGTGTGCTGTTGGGCAACGCGAAACAACAAAATTTGATTTCTTATACGAAATCATATCTTGTCTGGTGGTCTCCGCTTTCAAGCACCAAGCGTTCATCAATCATTTAGGCTACTTACTGCTTCCGAATTGGCACGATCTCGAACGCAACAGACATTCGGACAAACAGATCGCAATTCTGGATAAACTGGGCCTGTCGATCGGCAAGGGTAAAAGACCATTTCATACCCTAGCATGAATTGTTCAACGCGCGGGATGGACTTGCACATGGCAAACCTCAATTGCTTATTCATGATTCCTTAGTCAAGTCTGGGATGCGTGAAGAATTGCATCGGCGAAAACCATTGGCGAAATGAGAATCACTCTGCACACCAGACTTTGCACAGCGTGCTTACGACGACACCGAGTCAATTGCTAATAAGTTGTGGATTTCGGCCGGTTTCGATGTGCATGATCTTCGGGCACGCGGTCACTCTTATTCGATGTCGGAGAACCCGCATGTGTAATGACGGATAACCAAGCGGCCAACCCGAGCGGCGGATCGGGCGTTTTCCGAAATCAAAGGTTCTTGGCCGCCGCCCCGTGATGCGTTTCGTTCTGCGATAGGATCAATGCTTGGGATATCCGAAATACATGAACGAAGAGGAACTCGCCGCGTTTGGATTTTCCCCAACGGAAGACGATCCGACGCTTGCAGGACACGCGATCTATCCAAGCCTAACCGTTAGATACCGGTGTCCTAAGTACAATCTATGGGCGAGTACAATGAAAAGTGGTATAGTACTCGTGTGCGAGCAATGCCACAAAGGCGGAAGACCGATCAAGACCGGTGGGCAATTCAAAAAAGTCTACAGCTGCTGTCAGAAACTTCAGTGTGACTGATGGCAGGAACTACTGTCTGTGTTGCGTGATGCAGGTGTTCAATTCGAAAACTGCCACGATGGATTTAGCGGTTACGTTGAACTCAAGTTTCCAAACGCATGGTCGTTGCAGGATCGGATTGACATGCACTGGAAAATCAACGACTACTGTGTAAGTAAACACGGTGCGAGACAAGCAGAATGCAAGAAAACTGGTAAACTGCGATCTAGAGTTCCCGGAACTAATCGCGCGTGAAGTAGCACCTTCGCAGAAACAAAACGCTGACCCCGAGTTGCCGATGGCGGGTTTTTGAAATGGAAGCTCGTTCGCGGCAACCGGGTTAGCTTAGTCGTTAGGCCACTGAGAGCTGACATGATCGACTCGTCGCAGAACAATGGAAGAAACAAAACCTACGACGTGAACAGCCAAATCCTAGATTCAGTTCTAGTCGGACAGCCTGCTCCCGAGATCGTTATCCTCGAAACACGTATCCGAGCGGCTCAACTTGATGGCGATGTCGCAGCCTTAGACAGCCTAATCTCAGAAAATCTCCTTTTCACCGGCCATGATGGACAACTCGGTTCGAAGGCCCAG
Proteins encoded in this window:
- a CDS encoding type II toxin-antitoxin system RelE/ParE family toxin — translated: MDIRLLETAKEDLREGWNFYEQNAVGLGDYFLDCMQADVRSLKVFAGIHAMADGFHRMLAKRFPFAVYYLIENETIDVYAILDCRRDPEWIVKRLGSSRTKRS
- the ltrA gene encoding group II intron reverse transcriptase/maturase, whose translation is MGMSLWGSSPLYEIGISGRSVYQLTASREEVLGEGNCGRATDRGKEACECVGKYRVCRLPSERQSPLGRIHTESAGLRTETSYKAGPVRRVSIDKPDGGKRLLGIPNLIDRLIQQAIVQILTPVFDPNVSTSSYGFRPKRSAHGAAKQVQRTIRRGYRFAVDMDLSKFFDRVGHDVLMARISRKVHDKTLLRLIGGYLRAGVMVDGHFQATTQGTPQGGPAFPLLANILLDELDKELEKRGLPFVRYADDFVIFTKSKRSAERGFQSVHRYLTRQLHLVVNLEKSRIVTTEQLEYLGYSFVGSRATINVSAKSIERFKHRIREITGRSRGISMERRLGELKRFVRGWMGYYGLASQLKLFASLEQWIRRRIRCCYWKRWRHVCTRIRELIALSLPRRQAIRHGRSRKGPWHMAKTIASGVGMTNAWLTDQGVPEPKDFMERTCSSSLNRRMRTRMSGGVGRAVSNDRPYPISALIHRLLI
- a CDS encoding integron integrase yields the protein MDRTVSTVSAQGKHETLSIDRDKGVEFLGSLKKRGQGAWVRLQLARAIDSYQSVVWQHKPIDLSDIIQKLTELAGKERQSGTYGRSNSGAGDSAAMPGLLDPSEPEIIQQFRREIRMRHYSIGTESAYVGWAMRFLRVYGVSQIQALGEPQIKEYLSSLAVDRNVSASTQNQAFSALLFLFRVVLKRELGFLDAVRAKNSDRLPVVLSRGEVQRLMEQLGGRDLLMAQLLYGAGLRLMECLRLRVKDIEFDTGQILVREGKGRKDRVTVLPAHAVDALRLQVDVSRELHQRDLAEGYGQVWLPDALAEKYPNAPREFAWQFVFPATKRAKDPRSGTWRRHVRTRIRELIALGVPRRQAIRHGRSRKGPWHMAKTIASGVGMTNA
- a CDS encoding abortive infection family protein, whose product is MEILHELQTEYERADALVHLLIDQATGGRAQESDFVALRQQFLDSPHDALLPAWFRSKRSLNQFWQFIKNKYSTYAERRTYIWDEFDPLLRALETGGINPSHDDMELALDAFDAEGVRRSWRRVTRRIQDDPEGAITAARELVETVLKHILDDNHVAYDGDRIELPQLFKLVQKELNLAPEDHQEQIFKQILTGCSGVVNGLGSVRNRLGDAHGKGVANVRPHARHARLATNLAGTMALFLMETHLAKKG
- the ltrA gene encoding group II intron reverse transcriptase/maturase, with product MGMSLWGSSPLYEIGISGRSVYQLTASREEVLGEGNCGRATDRGKEACECVGKYRVCRLPSERQSPLGRIHTESAGLRTETSYKAGPVRRVSIDKPDGGKRLLGIPNLIDRLIQQAIVQILTPVFDPNVSTSSYGFRPKRSAHGAAKQVQRTIRRGYRFAVDMDLSKFFDRVGHDVLMARISRKVHDKTLLRLIGGYLRAGVMVDGHFQATTQGTPQGGPAFPLLAKILLDELDKELEKRGLPFVRYADDFVIFTKSKRSAERVFQSVHRYLTRQLHLVVNLEKSCIVTTEQLEYLGYSFVGSRATINVSGKSIERFKHRIREITGRSRGISMERRLGELKRIVRGWMGYYGLASQLKLFASLEQWIRRRIRCCYWKRWRHIRSRIRELIALGVPRRQAVRHGRSRKGPWHMAKTIASGVGMTNAWLADQGVPEPEDVMERTCSSSLNRRMRTRMSGGVGRAVSNDRPYPISASWLFWCVL
- a CDS encoding DUF1559 domain-containing protein, with translation MIETLVVVGILGILLAILIPAVQSARESARRVTCQNNLRQLSLAVQSHEAAHGTLPNLYLGTFLKQPRTALDEFHFHSWRTAILPLVEQTALFERIDLSLAATIAANRSNLNTPVPLFVCPSTSIQNTAVPDIFEYNNGAIPTKNIGTAARSDYEAISGVNYNAAVRGSGDLSAVKFGPWGETRYDANRKPLSYRSGRFANVSDGLSNTILIGERAGRPDWYHRGKPVEPYPYSNPNTGMDNHQAAWGISAHIWWLVFDSDQAINNTNATGIFSFHSSGANVGLGDGSVRFLAETIDQKTLNALVTRSAGDVASVD